Proteins from a single region of Planctomycetota bacterium:
- a CDS encoding stage V sporulation protein G: MAGREWTPKEGIVRITEVRIKLVPRAADRLLAFGAITIDHEFVVRDLKLIMGPQGPFVAMPSRKLTGHCPKCSQKNSLGARYCNQCGGRQPEMPPPSDAEGRRRLYADIAHPISIASRMTVERVVVEEYERELERSRHPGYAPRHDDLGDVEFLAPVLSHGMGGHPGAEAPSRACPAGAEGSQPSR; encoded by the coding sequence TGGCCGGCAGGGAATGGACACCAAAGGAGGGCATCGTGAGGATCACCGAGGTGCGCATCAAACTCGTCCCGCGGGCGGCCGACCGCCTGCTGGCATTCGGAGCGATCACGATCGACCATGAATTCGTCGTCCGTGATCTCAAGCTGATCATGGGCCCCCAAGGGCCGTTCGTGGCGATGCCGAGCCGCAAGCTCACCGGCCACTGTCCGAAGTGCAGTCAGAAAAACTCCCTCGGCGCACGGTACTGCAACCAGTGCGGGGGCAGGCAACCGGAGATGCCCCCGCCGAGCGATGCCGAGGGACGCCGTCGCCTCTATGCCGACATCGCCCATCCGATCTCGATCGCCAGCCGGATGACCGTCGAGCGGGTGGTCGTCGAGGAATACGAACGCGAACTGGAGCGCTCACGGCATCCGGGCTACGCCCCGCGTCACGACGACCTCGGCGACGTCGAGTTCCTCGCCCCGGTGCTGTCCCATGGCATGGGCGGACACCCCGGTGCCGAGGCGCCGTCGCGGGCGTGCCCGGCAGGCGCGGAGGGGTCGCAGCCGTCCCGGTGA
- the ilvE gene encoding branched-chain-amino-acid transaminase, with amino-acid sequence MSRLVFMNDRLVPEAEARVSVFDHGLLYGDGVFEGLRAYSGRVFRLAEHLDRLWASARAICLEIPVARDVLGRAIDETLAANGLPDGYVRVVVTRGAGSLGLDPARTSAPQVIVIADRLALYPAEQVERGLRLVTAATQRSHPAALSPRIKSLNYLNNIMAKLEGKQAGCVEALMLNHKGEVAECTADNVFVVRGSRLLTPPPDAGILEGITRGAVMELAVAAGIDCREATLTRHDLYTADEMFITGTAAEVVPVVELDGRAIGDGVPGPVTRRLAAAFHQLVRAGG; translated from the coding sequence ATGTCCCGACTCGTGTTCATGAACGACCGGCTCGTGCCCGAGGCCGAGGCCCGGGTGAGCGTCTTCGACCACGGCCTGCTGTACGGCGACGGCGTGTTCGAGGGCTTGCGGGCCTACTCCGGCCGCGTGTTCCGCCTCGCCGAGCACCTCGACCGGCTGTGGGCCAGCGCCCGGGCGATCTGCCTCGAGATCCCCGTCGCCCGCGACGTGCTTGGCCGCGCCATCGACGAGACGCTCGCCGCCAACGGCCTGCCGGACGGCTACGTGCGCGTCGTCGTGACGCGCGGGGCCGGGAGCCTCGGCCTCGATCCGGCGCGGACCAGCGCCCCGCAGGTGATCGTGATCGCCGACCGGCTCGCCCTCTATCCCGCGGAGCAGGTCGAGCGCGGTCTGCGGCTGGTGACGGCCGCCACGCAGCGCTCCCACCCGGCGGCGCTATCGCCGCGGATCAAGTCGCTCAACTACCTCAACAACATCATGGCCAAGCTCGAGGGGAAGCAGGCCGGCTGCGTCGAGGCCCTGATGCTCAACCACAAGGGTGAAGTCGCCGAGTGCACGGCCGACAACGTGTTCGTGGTCCGCGGCAGCCGCCTTCTCACCCCCCCTCCCGACGCCGGGATCCTCGAGGGGATCACCCGCGGGGCGGTGATGGAACTGGCCGTCGCCGCCGGCATCGACTGCCGCGAGGCGACGCTCACCCGTCACGACCTCTACACCGCCGACGAGATGTTCATCACCGGGACGGCCGCCGAGGTCGTCCCGGTCGTCGAGCTCGACGGCCGCGCGATCGGCGACGGCGTCCCCGGGCCGGTCACCCGGCGCCTCGCCGCGGCGTTCCACCAACTCGTCCGGGCCGGCGGCTGA